Proteins from one Porites lutea chromosome 3, jaPorLute2.1, whole genome shotgun sequence genomic window:
- the LOC140931707 gene encoding uncharacterized protein has translation MFLSDGFTHGFPLHFQGILESSHAKNLLSAVHNPTVVDAKIAAGSWPFSRSLRVSPNIPLCCFPTWCGPQKSPGEFRLIHHLSFPKGASVNDGISHENSTVCYATIGDAIRCIKLAGQGSYLAKPDIQNAFWIIPIQSDDYGLLGMHWQGSFYFDHCMPMGCASSCRRFEIFSTAVEWVAWHKLKIDHIIHLLDDFLIVAPDRQLCQAQLDLFIDLCSCIDIPIATEKTFGPLTTLSFAGIELDSVLMEARFPPDKLYKCSTLLSDFLHRKRATLREVQSLTGLLNFASSVIVPGRAFLRRLIDLTVGIQSPHHLIRLSKDVKEDLKVWQSFLSNFNGRSFFLEETWYSSSKLDLYTDASGALGFGAIFGSRWCYGKWPATWSYCNIGILEFYPIVLSLYLWGHVMRNRCILFFTDNESLVHVINKQSSKDKSLMFFVRKLVLICLDYNIVFKAKHIAGVKNRLADSLSRLQVQSFKQLAPAHMDKLPTEMPLHLQPQSWQP, from the coding sequence ATGTTTCTTTCTGATGGGTTTACACATGGTTTTCCCCTTCATTTTCAAGGGATCCTGGAGTCCTCGCACGCCAAAAATCTTTTATCAGCTGTACACAATCCAACCGTCGTTGATGCAAAAATTGCAGCTGGCAGCTGGCCGTTTAGCCGGTCCCTTCGAGTCTCCCCCAATATCCCCCTTTGTTGTTTCCCCACTTGGTGTGGTCCCCAAAAATCACCTGGGGAGTTTAGGCTTATTCATCATTTGTCTTTCCCTAAGGGTGCTTCTGTAAATGACGGGATTTCTCATGAAAACAGTACTGTTTGTTATGCGACTATTGGAGATGCCATAAGATGCATCAAACTGGCTGGTCAGGGCAGTTACTTAGCAAAACCTGATATCCAAAATGCATTTTGGATAATCCCGATACAGTCAGATGACTATGGCCTTTTAGGTATGCACTGGCAGggttctttttattttgatcactGCATGCCTATGGGTTGTGCAAGTTCTTGTAGAAGATTTGAAATTTTTAGCACCGCAGTTGAATGGGTTGCCTGGCACAAATTGAAAATAGACCATATTATCCATCTGTTGGATGATTTCCTAATTGTTGCTCCAGACAGGCAGCTCTGTCAAGCTCAACTGGATTTGTTTATTGATCTGTGCTCTTGTATTGACATCCCTATAGCAACGGAAAAAACTTTTGGGCCTTTAACAACATTATCTTTTGCTGGAATTGAATTAGATTCTGTGCTAATGGAGGCTCGTTTCCCTCCTGATAAGCTTTATAAATGTTCCACTCTGCTTTCGGATTTTTTACATCGGAAGAGGGCCACCTTGAGGGAGGTGCAATCCTTAACCGGCCTATTAAATTTTGCTTCTTCTGTTATAGTACCAGGCAGAGCCTTTTTGCGTAGATTGATTGATCTAACAGTGGGTATTCAATCCCCACACCATCTTATTCGACTTTCAAAAGATGTAAAAGAAGATTTAAAAGTTTGGCAATCATTTTTATCTAATTTCAATGGCCGATCCTTTTTCCTGGAAGAAACTTGGTACTCTTCTTCTAAACTTGACTTGTATACTGATGCCTCGGGTGCATTAGGATTCGGTGCTATTTTTGGTAGTAGGTGGTGTTATGGGAAATGGCCCGCAACTTGGTCCTATTGTAACATTGGCATATTAGAATTTTACCCTATTGTATTAAGCCTGTACTTGTGGGGTCACGTGATGCGTAATCgctgtattcttttttttactgacAATGAATCTCTAGTCCACGTGATCAATAAGCAGTCAAGTAAGGACAAATCCTTGATGTTTTTCGTTCGGAAGCTTGTCCTAATCTGTTTAGACTACAATATTGTTTTTAAGGCTAAGCATATTGCTGGTGTCAAGAACCGCTTAGCCGATTCTTTATCTCGGTTACAGGTTCAGTCCTTCAAACAATTGGCTCCTGCTCACATGGACAAGCTTCCAACGGAGATGCCCCTGCATCTGCAGCCCCAGAGTTGGCAGCCATAG
- the LOC140931708 gene encoding ATP-dependent DNA helicase RecQ-like, with product MDSAAKENILPDRLSERLGGLILKDEQRLAVEALMSGKDVLAVLPTGFGKSVIYQSFVITKDSSSIVVIVPLRSIIDDQLQSNDFGLKAVAFEKKPELMKDIAANKFQVIFASAEQALSKEFRDLREDESSEFRKNLSLVVVDECHTIETWGKSKKCGNKFLQPFRKDFGSLSMLRSFCAGIPFLALTGTADVKMKQTIMKDLSFKKDKVVWDISPELSNIRFTIIKTKRENHLQHLQWLIDTIRLERENMPKTIIFCTTMQDVAKLSGHLGMLV from the exons ATGGATTCAGCGGccaaagaaaatattttacCTGACCGTTTATCTGAGCGTCTTGGCGGTCTGATTTTAAAGGACGAACAGAGGCTTGCTGTTGAAGCACTTATGTCAGGAAAAGATGTTTTAGCGGTATTACCGACTGGCTTCGGTAAATCTGTCATTTACCAAAGCTTCGTTATCACGAAGGATTCCTCTTCCATCGTTGTTATTGTTCCTCTTCGGAGTATCATCGATGATCAGCTACAGTCAAATGATTTTGGCCTGAAAGCAGTTGCTTTCGAGAAGAAACCAGAGTTGATGAAAGACATTGCTGCCAACAAATTTCAAGTGATTTTTGCTTCTGCGGAACAAGCGCTTTCCAAAGAATTTAGAGATTTGCGGGAGGACGAATCGTCGGAATTCAGGAAGAATTTGTCCTTGGTTGTGGTCGACGAATGTCACACTATCGAAACCTG GGGCAAGAGTAAAAAATGCGGGAACAAGTTTCTTCAACCGTTTCGAAAGGACTTTGGCTCGCTATCTATGTTGCGGTCTTTTTGTGCAG GTATCCCATTCTTGGCATTAACTGGAACAGCTGATGTTAAAATGAAGCAGACCATCATGAAAGACTTGTCTTTCAAGAAAGACAAAGTTGTTTGGGATATCAGTCCTGAACTGAGCAATATTCGTTTCACcatcataaaaacaaaaagagaaaatcatCTCCAACATCTTCAGTGGTTAATTGACACGATTCGATTGGAAAGGGAAAATATgcccaaaacaataattttttgtaCCACAATGCAAGATGTGGCCAAATTGAGTGGACACCTTGGAATGCTTGTGTAG